One genomic window of Medicago truncatula cultivar Jemalong A17 chromosome 1, MtrunA17r5.0-ANR, whole genome shotgun sequence includes the following:
- the LOC11436014 gene encoding proline-rich receptor-like protein kinase PERK2, giving the protein MGHNKNLGFITKSWFAWTTNIVFMLLVLFANRTLEIEDKVEEPSSGLLCISECVTCPTICSPPPPKLASSNSNHPPPSLPTQNPSSPPLLTPNAPPFPLITPHPPSSPLLTQNPPPPPLLTSYSPPFPLTTLNSPPPPPPLLKSYPPPSLSLPPPLLTLPPPSPPSPSSHSSGETPPPPLKSSPSSGSGQGQPKVIGGPPQNYPYPYYYYYASSASHFSNHVVLFFIVLLFLHQIFFAW; this is encoded by the coding sequence ATGGGTCATAACAAGAATCTAGGATTCATAACAAAAAGTTGGTTTGCATGGACCACAAATATTGTATTCatgttgttggttttgtttgCAAATAGGACATTGGAGATTGAGGACAAAGTTGAAGAGCCTTCAAGTGGTTTATTATGCATTAGTGAATGTGTCACATGTCCTACAATTTGTTCACCACCACCTCCTAAACTTGCttcatcaaattcaaatcaCCCTCCTCCTTCACTCCCAACACAAAATCCTTCATCTCCTCCTTTGTTAACACCAAATGCACCCCCTTTTCCACTAATAACACCCCACCCTCCATCTTCTCCACTCCTAACACAAAATCCTCCACCTCCTCCACTATTAACATCATATTCACCTCCATTTCCACTCACAACATTAaattctcctcctcctcctcctccacttCTAAAATCATATCCTCCACCATCACTAAGTCTTCCACCACCATTGTTGACTCTACCGCCTCCATCTCCACCAAGTCCTTCATCACATTCTTCCGGGGAAACTCCTCCACCACCTTTGAAATCTTCGCCTTCTTCAGGTTCAGGTCAAGGACAACCTAAAGTAATTGGTGGACCACCACAAAACTATCCATATCcctattactattattatgcCTCAAGTGCATCTCATTTTTCTAATCATGTTGTACTCTTCTTTATTGTACTTTTGTTCCTTCATCAGATATTCTTTGCTTGGTAA